The genomic interval tagtatttttatttctatatttagactatttcttacagaacttcctttaagcaaacagcgcagacccagatgacgccgcatcatgcgtcgtctcatctgggtctacgctgtttgccaaggcctttttttctagacgctaggtataaatgggttaattttagCAATGATTGAACTTACTGAATGATTATAACATTAAGTTGTATTGGCGCGTTAACGGAATCGTTTTACCAAACTTTCGCAATGCGACAGATAAGTAAAATGATATGTTTCAAAGTAAAATGGCCAACATGATAGCCTTAAAATGATATAAGAACAACTTTCTATTTAAACTACGAGTAATTCCGATATAATAATATATCGAATATTGTTATTTACTTTTGCCTTTAcacagtttattaaagttaatcaaAGTATAAGGCTAACATATTTGTTTTACCTATTACTGCACATACCATGTGTGTACGTGTGGTAGTATTGAAACAACATTGATTGTTGTTAGTCAACATTGCTGTGTGCAACACAACAATAAGTAAAACTGTTAAAATGTCTCACAGTGAAATTTTTTATGTGTACAGCGTTATGTTACATGTATCACTAACCATAGGTCTTTTAGTGGGTGGGTCAAATTGGAAACTAGCCACGCATATACATGCGTACATAGCTACATACATTTGACTAAATATGACATTTGCTTTCTTTACGAATCGTGGTGTAAATCGGACTCTGATGTAGAGCTAAATGGATACGTTGTACATatgaaaataacattattttggaCGCACAATTCGGATTTCAGAAAGGGCGATCTACTATTGATGCGGCGTTTATTCTCATGTCTTTAATTCAACATTACTTGTATAAAAACGAGCGCTTGTGTGTTATTTTCGTcgatatgatgaaatgctttgattctatttatagaaacggcCTATGGCTTAAATTGTACAAATCCGGAATTTCCGGTAAAATTCTTAGAATTGTACGGGATatgtatagtaaagtaaaatcgtgCGTAAAACATTGTTCCTCATATTCTGATTTCTTTTCATATGCAGAAGGGCTTCGTCAAGTTGAGGTTATGTCACCTCTGTTATTTTCTATATTGTGGAGGACCTAGAGTTGTTTCTACAAAATGACATAGAATGTGGCATACAAATTGACGATATTTTACTTAATATACTTCTACTTTTGCCGATGACATGGCTATTGTTGGTAAATCACCGAGGGAAATTCAGACTCAATGGATAATTTATACGAGTATAGCAAAACTTGGGGGTTTCAAGTAAACACAGGCAAACAAAGATTATGATTTTTCGTAAAAGAGGTGGACTATTGCGCTCCGAAAAATGGACGTATAATGTCATACCAATAGAATCTGTAGATAACTTCATTACCTTGGGCTGGTATTTTAATATACAGGAAACTTTAATCTAAATCAAGAGCATCTAGCCGGAAAGGCCCTTAGAGCGATGAACCTTTTATTACACACAATGTAAAATTTATGACCTAAAACCGAAAGTTCAATGTCAACTATTTGACGCATTCGTTGGTTCTATTTCAATTTATGGGTCAGAGATATGGGGCTAACAAAAAGTAAAGAAATCGAAATGATTCACTTAAAGTTTTGTAAGCGTTTActaaacagtgattttttttgccagaaattacagccgataatcggctgcttcccaattgccaaaaaatgacgttttttcccaaaaatttgattaaaatttcccaaaaaagacaaaattttccaaATAAGCCAATAAGATACAGTTgtatttagcaataatttcgaacgagtgccgatcgagttgctgagtcgtcgccgaacaaaactgacttacgtatttttcgcgaatttagcgaatacgattttacgttgctatccacatctctctctatattgcggaggataccgaccatagtcgatgtatcccgatcgtaaacgcctgtttttacacacgcccaagatggcggcaagcagacgagaaatttgcgatgcgcGGAGAAAATTATGAccaacattcaaattaacaacggatatctatatggttattacggaaNNNNNNNNNNNNNNNNNNNNNNNNNNNNNNNNNNNNNNNNNNNNNNNNNNNNNNNNNNNNNNNNNNNNNNNNNNNNNNNNNNNNNNNNNNNNNNNNNNNNGGTATTGGATATTTCTGGAAGCTTCACGTGGATCTGTCGGCTCATTTTCACGTTCCCAAGATTAGTATCCATATGGTGCCGAACACGGCAGACTGCAACTGAGGAAGGATGTGTCTACTCTGGTCTTCATCGATCAAGTTCATGTAACTTTTTATTGCTGAGAGTTCTTTCTGTGATATGTGGTGCACTATATAGACTCCCACTTCGTCTTTCACGTCGATGAATTCTTGCATGATCTTCAAATAATTATCAATGTTGTCGACGATCTGTTGAAATCTCTGCTCGTTTCCAACGATACAAGTTTCCCCGTTAATGTGAATAGCTTCAGCGAGTTGTGTACTTCATTCTTGAGGTCTCCTCTTACGGGGTCTTTTTCGCATTTCTTTGTCAATTCGGTCATAGTTCTTTTCTCTTTCCTTTGCTGTATGTTTAACAGCTTGCGGTTTTCTTTAAGTTTAGTGAAGACTGTTCTAAGTGTTTCCAGTTCTTTTGTGGTTTGGTAGAGTTTATCATTTGTTAAGATACCGTGTGCGACGTGCTTTAACGTCTGATATTTGCAGTGCACGTGGTTGTTATATTTGCACGTGCGACAAAATATGACGTCATGCTCCTCGCAGTAAAATTGTACGTCACGTTTCTCCGAACAGGCGCATGTGGTCAGCTTACTCACAACCGTAGGCGGACGCCGCTCTGGGGTTACCATTAAACTTGAAGCCAGGTTTTTGACGTCAAACGCCGTTTTGATCATGTTTTTTCTACACCGTGACTCCAATATAATATTACATACACGTTGTCGGTAGTTTCAGAATCGCACTATAAAAGTATGTTAAAAACTACTTGCTGAAGGCGGAGACACGCATTTAGCCTAAATCAGTTAGAAGTAGCTTATTTGAAAAGGTATTTCAACCCTTTATCTGTCTGTGTAAATGTTACTTCTTGTACTCACGCTATCAAGTCGATAGTGAGCATTCATCGAACATTTCACAAAATCAAAACTTAACAACGTAACACATTTTAAGTCCACTTAACGAGGCACTTGTTCGTTTCAGATACTGCTACATTATGTCTTCGttatttaaatcaaaaatgaTCTACGTATGTTTTTACTTATATTCGAAAGGACAACAAGCATTTTGTCGACCCAATCTTCCTTAGTTTTAAAGTGAAACTAattaataactaatatgacactcCACGCAGTTCAATCAGTGTAAAACGCTGAATACACGGATAGACAATGGCGGTAGTTTCGATTTTAATAACCAATTAACCTTGGCTTATCTGGTGATCGGGTTCCTTTGTTTTATAATGTTGACACATTCTTTACGTCTTACTGGCGCAGTTGTTATCAACAAAGTAGCTGTTCAGCGATTTCGTAAATCCACACTTTATCCCGCTGTTATTGACTTTCGTTACTATTTGTCGTAGTAATAATCGCATACGCGATTTTGGAAAATATTATGGTTTACTTAATACAATGCACatgattgaaaaataaaacgacaaaaaGGTTGAACGCGTCTGTTTCTTTTTACATACCGTAAACTTATCTAAATATGATACAACAATAACATGATACGACGTACGTCGCGTAATGCAATTGCACCCGTGACACATGACTTTTCTGACATGCGTTATACCGGGAAAGTATTTTTGAACAAACTGAAATATCTATTACACTGTAAGTACATAAAGGCCCACAAATCAATTTAACAAAACTTATATTGACATATCAAATGAACGTGTGTTTTATTTGAATCCCTGATAACCTGTCTAAGACAGGCAGTCGATAAGCAAGTAAGTTGTTCGGTTTTCATCTATAACTTTGACATTGGAAATACTATTGAACAGTTGCCAGAGACTGACTATAAGATGAatggacgggcggacggacatCTGAGATAAAAAAGATAGTACGATATAGTATAAAGTACACATTTTCTGATTGCTTCAAGTACCTCAGAATAACAATGACACCAAAAAACAAGCCAATGTAAATAGATAATTTATCGTTTTGTACattgataaaatacaaatgcaaaaaaataattcaaacaaacgaataaacagtaaaacataatgaaaaataccatttgATGAATTAATATCGGTTAAAGTATGCAAATAATGAAGACACCCCTTAATTTAGTTCAGTTTCGATCTAAAGTCTGAGGTGCAGTCGAACGATTCGTCCTCTTTTCCTACACTTTCCACACTGGACAGCGAATAATAGCGGTTATTCTCGACCCGTCTCGTTTTGGGCGTCGAAGGCTTCCCGTCACTTGCGCACCTACGGACCGGAGTGTGTAGCAAGCGAGCACTTTGTGCCTTCGTCTGCTCTGAGTCCGAATCATACGTCATAGCACCAGTGACGTCATCGCGAAACACGTTTGTCGTCATTACAAAACTATCGTACATCGGCTCATTGAAAGCGTCCGAGTTGTAGTCGTCCAGGGACGGCGGCAGACTGCTACGGGCCTCTAGATCCACGTTATCGACACCGCCCGTGTGGAACGCACGGTCCAGTTCTGATTCCATGCTGGCTGCAAGATCGATCATCGAAAGCGGACGGAAGATCTCGCCACTTTTGCCGGATTTCGGACTCTCTGGATACGCCGCGCGACCGGAAGTCTCCTCGTCACTTGCGTCGATGTCGGTGACCACAATATCTACGTCGGTCTCGTCGTCACTGGCCGGCGGATGGATCTCGCCGGAACTATATAGCTGATCCTCGCGCGAGGTATAATATAATCATTAAATGAGAAAACTGTGTATATTGTCGTTTCCGAAACCCGCGCGCTGTACCTCACTGTTAAAATTCCAGTTCACTACCGAATTCACGACGTCTACGTTCGCAGCACCCGCTCCCCGAGGAATGTTCAAACCGCTGGACAACGATGAACGCGAGTTGCTGTCAATTTCATACTGATTTGAGGGTAGTATTTCGTCATCGCGTCTAATTCGGGACAAATCCGTCTTCTACAACCAACATGGACGGTTTGGGTTGCTTTATTTTTCGGACAAGCAGAGTGGCGTCCGGATCTGAATATTTTTCCGACGTGTGTGGAGGATACGGTGCGAGCGCGGATGAATGCCTCTTtgctttgaatttattaaacCAACCGATATTGTCAACATCAGAACCAATGTCTTGCGTACTGGAATCGTACGACTGGTTCATGGTGTCATTGCAACAGCACATGTTACACGGTAATAAATAAGGATACAGTCTATTGCGGTCTTTACGCGCCGCGTATTTTAATGGCTGACTAGCAACGTACGCTATGCTGGAGCACATGAGTAGTTCAAGAGTGGCGCACAATGAAATGATAGGTCCACCATGGCCACGGTTCGGGCTTCGACACGGCTCGCAAAACTCCGTATACACCGAACATCCCGTAAAGTTCAAACCCTACTATTGCTACTCCGAAAAAACGCTGAAGCGAAAGTTATTTTTACAGCAAGATCGAATGTGTACTTATGTTTCTCGTATTTATCACTATATAGAGCTGGAGTGGAGCTGTTAAGGCGATCCGTCGACGAGCTTTTGATGGCCCGTTGTCTTTTGACTGCCCCTTTGTAAAGTTTACGGAATATTACGAGGTACCCTATAAACATAAGAAGGCCCCATACAATGAACACTGCCTGGCACACAAATAGAAGAATAGGCGCGGTAGAAAATAGTCCCACCACAATGTCCGTGGCAATGGATAAGGTGAAGTGTATTACAGTTATCACGATGAGCACCCAGAGTTTCTGAACTTTCGCTGACATGATGCGAACACGTGTGGCAAAAGAAGCGCATAGAAAAGAATACTGAACGATGAGGTTATACACGGGAAAACTGTACTGTACAGAAAGTAGTCTATTACCGCTGGAAACAAGCTCAACGAGTTGTAAGCGTCCACTAGCAAGTACGTCGCTCGCAGGACGCAAACGCATATGACATGGAGGTGTAACGTTACAAAGAAGTTCCTGCTCAGTAATGTTCCATGTACCATAACCGGATCACGCTTAGAACACAATATAGTCCGAGCACAGCGAAACACAGCCGAAAAAATACACGTGAAATTCCCACGCCTCTCTCCAGACGACTTTGCGACCTCCCAATCGGGACCGGGTTCAGCGAACGCCTCGAGATTGAACTCAGGTTGGATATCAGCATCTTCTTTTTCTTCGGGTGTTGATTCCGGGTCTGCTTCCGGCTTGACACTCGACGTATCTTCTGGCTCAGTTGTACCACCATGACCGTCATTATCTTCCGGAACAGGCTCATCGGTGGGTTCAGCTTCCGGTTCGCTAGTTGGAACCACTGTCGTTGTTTTCGTAGTAACAACATCGCCAGTTGGTGTGTGGTACGTTTGATTTACTGGTTCAGCATTTGGCTCGAGGGTATACCCCGGTGTCGTTTCAAAGCTGCTTGGAATGTTGGTGTGCGCGTGGGGATGATTCTGCAGTTGTTATGAGCATGGTGTGTTCAGGCGATGTGACAGCCGATGTCGATGTTGGCGATTCACCTATAGACGGCATGGTTGACTTACTGCTGCTGCCATCTGGGACAGATGTTTCTAAAATAGAACAAAACATTTATCGTTCAATTTACAATCACATATTCATGAGTATGGGATAAACAGAAAAAGGCATTTTGCATAATGCGAATGTAAACAACGCAAATTTGGCATTATTAAGttacattatgtttttttaatgctAAACTATGTACACTAGCTCGTTTAAAGGCGATTCTTACATGACATGTGATTTCAGACCAAACAAACATCAATCTAACCTCACTTtaattgatataaattaaacatgagCGTTCTTTAAAGTAAACGTCTCCTTTAAATGGCTGTGTATAATTCAGAAACTACAAATACAGCATATATATATTGCGGAAAGGGAAGCTATTCGTATTGAGAAACAAACTCCTTGATTTTCAGTTACTTCCCCTGTGCGTTTTATACGAAACTTGTACCATCGACAAGGTTGTCGTAACTATTTGGAACAAAAAGATTTGAATTATTTCACTATGTTTAGCGCCTCAGAATATGGCGAGAAACTGAAGGCAAAACCTTTAGAGCTCTTAGTTTCATATGCAAAATATCATCATTCATCTTTCAATCGATCGTTAAATATATGAGACTGTAAAAAAACTATTAACATTATAATGTTAATATAACGTAAAAAATTACAATTTCAGAATATCtcgtaaaatacatgtatatagtttcaTACTAAATAACGTACAAGTAAGCATGTAATTTCTCAGACAAACTTGACATAACACTTCAAAGTGCTTAGAAATCATCAGAAGCTTGAGACTGTGAAAATGAGCACAGAATTTGTCAGTCCAGACATTAAGGATACACTCTAGGAAATCATAGAGATGAAGATGTAGAGAACAATTTAAGCTACCTACAGAAAAACATTAAACTGCATTTATTAATAGCGGCATTATTACTCCGTATACATTTCTACGCTTAGAAGTTATTTTAACAAGTCTATATTATGTTCTTCGACCTTCAGGTTATGAATGTGTTGACAATCTGGGTTCTGAATCCCAGCCTAGGTCATATTACTGTGGTGACTTTTGACATACACGTACAATACTTTCTATGTCCATTCTACCCCAAACCGTTGTTCTTAGAAGAGCATGTGTCAGTGTTTACATTAAGTATGTGCACATTGTTATGGTTTATCGCCTCGATCGATACAGATCGATACATATCGCCCAGATTGAGAGTATGCTAACCGACCTCAATATAAGACAAATTGTGTTTAAAAGGGCAGAAAAGTCCCAATAATGATATACAAACTAAACATACCATTTATATCGAAATGCGTTAGTGTTGAGACCGATGCGGTATTGTTGGCCGTCGTTGGTAGTGAGTCTGCCATTGGCGTTGTGGTTAATGGTGGATGTGTTTCTTGTGTTGAAGTTGCCTCTGTTGTAATTGATGTTGGTGTTCCAGCTGTCGGTGGTGGCTGTGTTGTTATATGTGAATGTATCGTAGGCGATGACGCGACTGTTGTTGATGGCGATTGTGATGCTGAAGAGGACAATGATGGTGACGACTGTTCGGTTGTAAATGTCGCTGCTGCAGTTGCTGTTGTGGGTGGTTGAAATGACGTTGACGTGAACTTAAGAGAATCGTCTGTTGTGAAGTCTGTCcctaaaatatattcaaaaattattatttgataataTTGGCGTAATCAAAAAACATCTTAATTGCTGCCAAAAATACAGACACATAAACACATAGGTAGATATAAACCTTCCGAAATAAAGCGTAACAGCTTCTAAACCAATATTGTCTACGCCCTATTTATCAATTATTCAATCTAAATTATTTGTTCTTTATGTTGTTTAACAGGATATATCCTACAAAAAGTAActataaatcaaattaaatacgGACGAATACAACATGCATACATTCTGACACAAGCGATTAAGCGTTATGGGATACTTGTTTAATTTATACGTTTTAACAGTGAGGCAATATTTCAAATGTGAGCGTTTCTGCCAAAGTAAATCATCTTCAGTCTCGGGTACAAATCTATACTGCACTTACGAGACAGCACAGAACATGAAAAATCATGATCGTGTTAAATGATCAAAAAAGGTCACACACAATAGCATTGATCAATGTTTTATTTACGAATTTTGATTTACCGGTATATATGGTGTTTTTTTAAACTATGTATTCCagaattaaaaatattcaatatggtGTAGTCTTGTTCGGGTAAAACTGAGAGCCCAGCAGAAACCCCACCTGTCGGCCGCTATGGTACCAACCAATCAAATTCACATCTTTCGGGAGTAAAAACTGGACCCAGTTCGCCTAGGTGCAAAGCGCGTGTATTAACTTACCAAATGTTGTTTCCGCAAAGTTTAGAGAGGACACGTCTCCGCTTCCATCGAAAGAAGCGTCAAACAATTGGTCCCTGCTATCCGGTGTTGTACCCGGCGCTTCCTTGTTCGCAGTGGCATCTTCAGAATGGGCGGTGGCGTTAGAAGCGCCTGTCACTGGTGAAATCGTTAAAAGACTTCCGTCAGATTCTGTTCGATTTGTCTCGTTAAATTTTGCGTTTTTATCATAGAGTGTGGAAGTTTTATCTGAGTATGTTATAGATTGCGCCGTTGTAGTAAAACTGGGGACAATAGAGGCGCTTATGGTGTGAGTTGCGGGTAGAGGTACCGTAGATGGGACGCTGTGAACGTCTGGCAGAGGCGCTGCGGGTGTTTGCTGAGGTTCTTGGGATTGGTATGAGGAGAATGACATTTGTATTGCACTGAATGATGAAGTGGACACATAGTTCGTTGTGGTTGGATTCGACGTGGAAAGTATCGTTTCGGATGAATTTATCACAGAATCAGAAGAGGATGAACTCGCCTTGGTGAAATCTTGGAACACACTGGACGAGGTTGGTAGTATATTTATCCCGCTCCCAACAATATATGTTGATTGGATTGTAGTATCAGTTATCACCTGTGTATGAACTATATGAGTTAAGATTTCAGATGCCAATATTGCAgtcgttgatgatgatgatgtttgcGTAAATGACGAAATCGACCCGCGAGAAGGCAAAGAACTGTCGCTCGTTGGATTTGTTAAGGCACTTGTATCATTAGTTAAAGACAAAACACTGCTGGTGTTGTTGGTCCCGGCCTCTAATGCATCCACCGTGGCCCCATGTTCACTTGCATCAGAATTCGGAATGTTGTTTCTCTCGCTGGATGTGTTACCCGTTTCGTGCTCATTTTCACCGCCAATGGTATTTGGTGCGGCGCGAGGCTCTCTTAGATGCCTTAGATACGTTTTAATTTCAAGCGTTTTCTGTGCCCTTTCGATACCAATTTTACCATTTCCATTAGCACGGATGAGTAAAATCTCGTCATTCAGTATCAAGCACAACACAACTACCACAATGCGTGAATGCATTTCATTACCATGTACACAGACTTTTTATGAACGCACGAATTAGTGACGTCACTATAACAGACATGTGATACGTACGGTGTTTTCATTCTCACTGAACATAAGTCGAGAATAAAGATGACTACCCTGAACTGAAGACAAACACGTCGCTAACGATGCTTATGCCATCAACAGTTTGTTGTGTGTTCCCGCACAATATGTCCCGACAGTGTGACGTTTCAGTTATTAAGGTTATTCCGTTTTGAAGTGCCTGAATGGAGTCGAGCGACGGCCCTGACACtgaaaatagaaacaaaaaacaataagcGTCATGAACAAAATCCAATAAAattttaagggatcttttcacggtttggttaattgacaaaattgaaaaaagttgtttcagattcgcaaattttcgttttagttatgatatttgtgaggaaacagtattactgaacatttaccatagtccaatatagccattatagccattatatgtatcttttgacgatttgaaaacctaaaaattataaagcgttgcaacgcgaaacgattgaataatttggagagttctgttgttgtcgtttaaatttacgaaactacgaagattgcttatataaggtataaaatacttaaactgtgtatacccggcggaataaccgagagggctaatgcgtttttacttcagactaactccaggactccgggccactggttcgagccctagtaccggctattttttcccttttttattttattcttgattttttaaaggagcttttaagatccaatgtttacatttatcaatataaagcatttaatggcaaacttcaaaatctgtgaaaaggccactttaaatatattattgtagAACTCGCATGTCTGTTACAAAACACACTGTACACGGCTATGTTGTCTAAAGAAGATCAAATGAATTATACATGTAGCCAGCATGTATACAAATGAGATAAAGATGGCGTGGATTAGAATAGCTTTTAAGGGAAAACAaacaggagtcaatgaccccatGTTTGAACTTGTTTGAAGGTCAAGTGAAATGTTTAGTGATAATTATACTGTAGTCCAGATAATTTGATTCTGAATATGTGCTGACTTTTCAACAAATTGTATGACGTTACGTAACAATTACGGCCAAATTATGtccaaaaaatacatttttgttggATCAGCGTTGTTTGCACCAACCTATTCGATGTGTTTTTCCCAAAAGTTTTGGAGATCCCAATAACACCCTTAAAAGGGGATTGCTTGGCTGGTTTGTACAGCCTTTATTGGGAAATATTCCTAATGGCAAAAGGGATCTTTTTTCATTGTGTTTGCCTTTCTGATGTTTAGTACTAGAGATGATTAATCTAAAAAATTAAGAATTTTAAAGTTGAAATATTCACTTTACGGATGCATTTATGTTAGAATCTAAAGGTTTATGTAATTTTTTAAGCAACTAGTTCAAAAAGTTTACGTCTAAAAATTTAATTGTTTCCCAATTTAGAGTAAAGTGACGCTATAATTTACAACTTATTCCAAAAATGATGAGAAAATGCCCTGAATATGTTAGTACAAATTGTGTTAAGCAATGATTAAATGGCGGAGTCAATGCGACATTGTGGTGAGTCCATGCTGAGTAAGGGTACAAAGGAGCTACGCCTCATGACCGCTAATGAGATAGTGGTGGAATAGAACTATCATTTTCTAGATTAAGTGATACTAAGAATtaccgtttatatatatatagtccgGGGAAAACCCCGCAAGTCTTATAGAGGAAGAATAATCTAGTATAAACCTTTGAGAGAAAAACATACCAACGACATGATTTCCTCCTATAGTCTAAATATGCACTCCATGCGGTAATGTTGCTGAACAAACAGTAGGCCTATTGAAAAATGACGCGCCACGTTGTCAATAAAACCCCAACATTTTCAGTACATGGCCATTATTATGAAGTTCGGGTATTATTAGCGTTATTACAGTAACCCACCCATCAATGGCGTGAGGC from Dreissena polymorpha isolate Duluth1 chromosome 1, UMN_Dpol_1.0, whole genome shotgun sequence carries:
- the LOC127881481 gene encoding mucin-3A-like — encoded protein: MHSRIVVVVLCLILNDEILLIRANGNGKIGIERAQKTLEIKTYLRHLREPRAAPNTIGGENEHETGNTSSERNNIPNSDASEHGATVDALEAGTNNTSSVLSLTNDTSALTNPTSDSSLPSRGSISSFTQTSSSSTTAILASEILTHIVHTQVITDTTIQSTYIVGSGINILPTSSSVFQDFTKASSSSSDSVINSSETILSTSNPTTTNYVSTSSFSAIQMSFSSYQSQEPQQTPAAPLPDVHSVPSTVPLPATHTISASIVPSFTTTAQSITYSDKTSTLYDKNAKFNETNRTESDGSLLTISPVTGASNATAHSEDATANKEAPGTTPDSRDQLFDASFDGSGDVSSLNFAETTFGTDFTTDDSLKFTSTSFQPPTTATAAATFTTEQSSPSLSSSASQSPSTTVASSPTIHSHITTQPPPTAGTPTSITTEATSTQETHPPLTTTPMADSLPTTANNTASVSTLTHFDINETSVPDGSSSKSTMPSIGESPTSTSAVTSPEHTMLITTAESSPRAHQHSKQL